One Methanobacterium sp. genomic region harbors:
- a CDS encoding ABC transporter ATP-binding protein: MVKNVIEVKLLVKKYGDFTAVDDISFNIKKGEVFAFLGPNGAGKTTTVEMMECLKSLTAGSIKILGYDIKKDEIEIKQRIGVLPQDFGVSVLLTVYQNIDYFAQMYPKHVNVDSLIKMLGLEDKRDTLFMYLSGGLKQRVGIAISLVNDPDIVFLDEPTTGLDPKARRDVWNAIEDLKVHGKTIVLTTHYMEEAQNLADRVCILHNGQIIAEGTSEELISRYGGDKMLIIRKCSEKAKNELIKTVPEYTIDGDNILVKLSGEDDMKIISKAASIIDTDKSTCEELYIKKATLEEVFLNLTGDNLIEGGK; this comes from the coding sequence ATGGTAAAAAATGTAATTGAAGTTAAATTGCTTGTAAAGAAATATGGTGATTTCACTGCTGTAGATGATATATCTTTTAATATCAAAAAAGGTGAAGTATTTGCATTTTTAGGTCCTAATGGGGCAGGAAAAACAACTACAGTCGAAATGATGGAGTGTCTTAAAAGTTTAACCGCAGGATCCATAAAAATTCTGGGATATGACATAAAAAAAGATGAAATAGAAATTAAACAGAGGATTGGTGTTCTCCCTCAGGATTTCGGCGTATCTGTATTGCTAACAGTTTACCAAAACATTGATTATTTCGCTCAGATGTATCCAAAACACGTAAATGTGGACAGTCTCATCAAAATGTTGGGTTTGGAGGACAAACGAGATACGTTATTTATGTATCTTTCTGGTGGTCTTAAACAGCGAGTAGGAATCGCAATATCTTTGGTAAATGATCCAGATATAGTTTTTCTGGATGAACCAACCACTGGTCTTGACCCAAAGGCAAGAAGAGATGTATGGAATGCAATAGAAGATTTAAAAGTTCATGGTAAGACAATAGTTCTTACAACTCATTATATGGAGGAGGCCCAAAATCTTGCTGATAGAGTATGTATATTACACAATGGTCAAATTATTGCTGAAGGAACGTCTGAAGAATTAATAAGTCGTTATGGTGGCGATAAGATGCTAATTATCCGAAAATGTAGCGAAAAAGCGAAAAATGAACTTATCAAAACTGTCCCCGAATACACTATTGATGGTGATAATATATTGGTGAAATTGTCTGGCGAAGATGATATGAAAATAATATCTAAGGCAGCTTCTATCATTGATACAGATAAATCAACATGTGAAGAATTATACATTAAAAAAGCAACGCTTGAAGAGGTATTTTTAAATTTAACTGGTGATAACTTAATTGAAGGGGGAAAATAA
- a CDS encoding polymer-forming cytoskeletal protein yields MEKGISDLKINGHGSSGGGKYNSVIINGEGIINGDLDCIKLKINGRCDINGNVKAESVDVYGTNSIKGNLEAEKAKIYGNANIEGNVSIDNAETYGSISVDGDCNAEVFKIEGTFAIEGLLNAGELELRLYGASKAQEIGGENITVKRKGKSGFLGLKGMMQGKELTVRTIEGDDIYLENTQARVVRGNNIEIGPGCEIELVEYKDDFKQDKKSEVRTHKNIY; encoded by the coding sequence ATGGAAAAAGGAATATCTGACCTGAAAATCAACGGTCATGGAAGTTCTGGTGGGGGAAAATATAACTCTGTAATTATAAATGGAGAAGGAATAATAAACGGTGATCTGGACTGTATCAAATTGAAAATTAATGGGCGATGTGATATAAATGGCAATGTAAAAGCTGAGTCTGTTGATGTGTACGGCACTAATTCAATTAAAGGAAATCTTGAAGCAGAAAAAGCCAAAATTTATGGTAATGCTAACATTGAGGGGAATGTATCTATAGATAATGCTGAAACTTATGGAAGTATCAGTGTTGATGGAGATTGTAATGCTGAAGTTTTCAAAATAGAAGGCACGTTTGCAATCGAAGGACTTTTAAATGCAGGTGAATTGGAACTCAGATTATATGGAGCATCTAAAGCACAAGAAATTGGTGGCGAAAACATTACAGTTAAAAGAAAAGGAAAAAGTGGCTTTTTAGGCTTAAAAGGTATGATGCAAGGTAAAGAACTTACTGTGAGGACCATTGAAGGAGATGATATTTACCTTGAGAATACTCAAGCTAGGGTTGTAAGGGGAAATAACATAGAGATAGGGCCAGGTTGTGAAATTGAACTTGTAGAATACAAAGATGATTTCAAACAGGATAAAAAGTCTGAAGTAAGGACTCATAAAAATATATACTGA
- a CDS encoding YhbD family protein, protein MENELISKKELLELTGISYGQLYRWKRKNLIPEEWFIKKSTFTGQETFFPRDRILDRVEKIKNMKGDVSLDDLAEMLSPNLMETVFESEKLVERNIVSKTTLDFYTQKRGEVEKFAFGKMLYLYTLDKMFESGKINFDEGEIILNLLEEEYPKFKGKGGELLFLRKLGISSCCLVSNVCDIYFESSMKIIERMNLSDLIEELKIKIA, encoded by the coding sequence ATGGAAAATGAATTAATATCCAAAAAAGAACTTTTGGAATTGACCGGGATTTCCTACGGCCAGCTTTACCGCTGGAAACGGAAAAACCTTATACCTGAAGAATGGTTCATTAAGAAGTCTACATTTACAGGTCAGGAAACATTTTTTCCAAGGGATAGGATATTGGACAGGGTTGAAAAGATAAAAAACATGAAAGGAGACGTATCTTTAGATGATCTGGCGGAAATGCTTTCCCCAAACTTGATGGAAACGGTGTTTGAAAGTGAGAAGTTAGTGGAACGGAACATTGTTTCAAAAACTACCCTTGATTTTTACACACAAAAGAGGGGCGAAGTAGAGAAATTTGCCTTTGGAAAGATGCTTTATCTGTATACTTTAGACAAAATGTTTGAATCTGGAAAAATCAATTTTGACGAGGGAGAAATAATATTAAACCTTTTAGAGGAAGAATATCCTAAATTTAAGGGAAAAGGTGGAGAATTGCTTTTCCTGCGTAAACTTGGAATTTCAAGCTGCTGTCTGGTCTCGAATGTTTGTGATATTTATTTTGAAAGCAGTATGAAAATCATTGAAAGGATGAATCTTTCAGATTTAATCGAGGAATTAAAAATTAAAATAGCTTAA
- a CDS encoding TfuA-related McrA-glycine thioamidation protein, which produces MNLNKKNIIIFLGPSLSADEASKILDADYRPPIQRGDVTAALQDNPDIIGIIDGVFHQQPAVSHREILDALKKGVNVVGGASMGALRASELDGFGMVGIGYVYNQYKNGFIESDDDVAIVINPLNLEQLSDSLVSMEYNFKKMLEEGIISEEEFNRLLKTAKSIFYPKRTYDLVFKSVDIDKGRIKELERFLDEKGIDIKQQDAVDVIKYIKNMTE; this is translated from the coding sequence TTGAATTTAAACAAAAAGAATATCATAATCTTTCTCGGACCATCACTGAGTGCTGATGAAGCTTCCAAAATATTAGATGCAGATTATCGTCCCCCAATACAGAGAGGAGATGTAACAGCCGCCCTACAGGATAATCCGGACATAATTGGGATTATAGATGGTGTTTTTCACCAGCAACCTGCAGTTTCCCACCGCGAGATATTAGATGCCCTTAAAAAAGGCGTTAACGTTGTGGGCGGTGCGAGTATGGGTGCACTCAGGGCATCAGAGCTTGATGGCTTTGGAATGGTTGGGATAGGTTATGTTTACAACCAGTATAAAAACGGCTTTATTGAATCTGATGATGATGTAGCTATTGTTATTAATCCATTAAATTTAGAACAGCTCTCAGATTCACTTGTCAGCATGGAATACAACTTCAAAAAGATGCTTGAGGAAGGAATAATATCTGAAGAAGAATTTAACAGATTACTTAAAACTGCAAAATCTATTTTCTATCCAAAAAGAACCTATGATCTGGTTTTTAAGAGTGTTGATATTGATAAAGGTAGAATTAAAGAACTTGAAAGATTTTTAGATGAAAAAGGAATTGATATTAAACAACAAGATGCAGTTGATGTTATAAAATACATTAAAAACATGACCGAATGA
- the larE gene encoding ATP-dependent sacrificial sulfur transferase LarE, whose translation MDLEQKIEKIKECLNNKEVIIAFSGGADSTLIAKIAKDVCKEAAAVTIDNGVLPPDCISNATEIAKEIGIPHEVVRYNLLENETFKSNLPSRCFICKNEMYSQLQDIAKDKGIDTIIDGTNISDLLEDRPGIMVNYEKNIVSPLVYAGFTDEDVRKTLKKLNIHYSTSTTCFATRISRYSEITPKKINRISYAESFIKNMARDGPVRVRDDNNIARIEVGNVEKLLNMGILNHINSELKAVGFKRVALDISGYGEPEKELVVYKPCKDEENKIMFETELPYELDIKNTCSELKKLGSTKCSEQMGIAMLEIEGRNVTVFKTGKIVARRVADKEDAEKILIDVLPRIRRKLE comes from the coding sequence ATGGACCTTGAACAGAAAATAGAAAAAATAAAAGAATGTCTTAATAATAAAGAAGTTATAATTGCATTTTCAGGAGGTGCAGACAGCACGCTGATCGCGAAAATAGCAAAAGATGTCTGCAAAGAAGCAGCGGCTGTAACAATAGATAATGGAGTTCTGCCTCCAGACTGTATCAGCAACGCAACTGAAATTGCAAAGGAAATTGGGATTCCCCACGAAGTGGTGAGATACAATCTTCTTGAAAATGAAACTTTTAAATCTAATCTACCCAGCAGATGTTTTATTTGCAAAAATGAAATGTACAGCCAGTTACAGGACATAGCTAAGGATAAAGGGATTGATACAATCATCGACGGGACAAATATCAGTGATTTGCTTGAAGACCGCCCCGGAATAATGGTTAACTATGAAAAAAATATAGTCAGCCCCCTCGTATACGCCGGTTTTACAGACGAAGATGTAAGGAAAACTCTTAAAAAGCTGAATATACATTATTCAACATCCACAACATGTTTTGCAACCAGGATTTCCAGATACAGTGAGATAACCCCCAAAAAAATAAACAGGATAAGCTACGCCGAATCATTTATCAAAAATATGGCAAGAGACGGTCCTGTAAGGGTAAGAGACGACAACAATATTGCCCGGATCGAAGTTGGAAATGTCGAAAAACTATTGAACATGGGAATTTTAAATCATATAAACTCAGAATTAAAAGCAGTTGGATTTAAACGTGTTGCGCTGGATATTAGCGGTTACGGGGAGCCAGAGAAAGAATTAGTTGTTTATAAACCGTGTAAAGATGAAGAAAATAAAATAATGTTTGAAACAGAACTGCCCTATGAATTAGATATTAAAAATACATGTTCAGAGCTTAAGAAACTAGGATCTACTAAATGTTCAGAGCAAATGGGAATAGCAATGCTTGAAATAGAAGGTAGAAATGTAACGGTATTTAAAACAGGTAAAATCGTTGCCAGACGTGTTGCAGATAAAGAAGATGCAGAAAAGATTTTAATTGATGTTCTGCCACGTATTAGAAGAAAATTGGAGTAA